A DNA window from Desulfatiglans sp. contains the following coding sequences:
- a CDS encoding 4Fe-4S binding protein, whose protein sequence is MRIRTISLLLALLVISGMAIDSFTIERFPPPQFEGDYVKPGMTAPPPRAGVWPVIDASVLVITLCLASWFALKKRSRTMIFCLMIFSLVYFGFYRKGCVCPIGSIQDISLLIFRADHAIPMITIFFFIMPLIATLLFGRGFCAGVCPLGAVQDLTLIKPVKVPSWLEHTLRYLAYIYLAIAILLAVNGSAFVICKYDPYVAIFRQNANLDMVIIGGILLVTGFFIGRPYCRFLCPYGVILRQLSRFSKWRVRITPTDCNQCRLCEDACPYGAIRQPVQEWPQTTHAADKKRLALLLVLLPVIAIAGSWIGNAIAPLAARTHATVSLAEQVWVEENMPDTLTTDASEFFRSSGESIPSLYERAALVRERFEKGGWFLGGFLGLILGGKLIMLSLRPRQKDYEADRAGCVSCGRCYRYCPKEQEYRLVKIQESGGVAADDE, encoded by the coding sequence TTGAGGATAAGAACCATCAGCCTGCTGCTTGCCCTCCTTGTAATATCAGGCATGGCAATAGATTCCTTTACAATAGAAAGATTTCCCCCTCCCCAGTTTGAGGGTGATTATGTAAAGCCAGGAATGACTGCCCCGCCCCCCCGTGCAGGGGTATGGCCTGTTATTGATGCATCTGTGCTTGTAATTACACTTTGCCTTGCCTCGTGGTTTGCCCTCAAAAAGAGAAGCAGAACCATGATCTTTTGCCTCATGATATTCTCCCTTGTTTACTTCGGGTTTTACAGAAAGGGGTGTGTCTGCCCCATAGGGAGCATACAGGATATCTCTCTGCTCATATTCAGGGCTGACCATGCAATACCCATGATCACCATATTTTTCTTTATTATGCCGCTTATCGCAACGCTGCTCTTCGGCAGGGGCTTTTGTGCGGGTGTCTGCCCCCTCGGGGCTGTGCAGGACTTAACCCTGATAAAACCGGTAAAGGTGCCATCATGGCTTGAGCACACCTTGAGATATCTTGCCTACATTTATCTGGCCATAGCCATCCTGCTTGCGGTTAACGGCAGCGCATTTGTCATATGCAAATATGACCCCTATGTGGCGATCTTCCGCCAGAACGCCAACCTTGATATGGTGATAATCGGGGGGATACTGTTAGTCACAGGTTTCTTTATTGGCAGGCCATACTGCCGGTTTCTCTGCCCATACGGGGTGATCCTGCGCCAGTTGTCAAGGTTTTCAAAATGGCGTGTCAGGATAACCCCCACTGACTGCAATCAATGCAGGCTCTGCGAGGATGCCTGCCCATACGGCGCCATAAGGCAGCCTGTACAGGAATGGCCCCAGACAACTCATGCAGCCGATAAAAAAAGGCTTGCGCTCCTTCTTGTGCTGCTCCCTGTAATTGCCATCGCAGGCTCATGGATTGGTAACGCCATTGCCCCACTTGCTGCACGCACCCATGCAACCGTTTCCCTTGCTGAACAGGTCTGGGTTGAGGAAAACATGCCTGATACCTTGACAACCGATGCAAGCGAGTTTTTCAGGTCATCAGGGGAGAGCATACCATCCCTTTATGAGAGGGCCGCATTGGTAAGGGAGAGGTTTGAAAAGGGGGGGTGGTTTCTGGGTGGCTTTCTGGGGCTGATACTGGGCGGCAAGCTTATAATGCTGAGCCTCAGACCCAGGCAGAAGGATTATGAGGCAGACAGGGCAGGCTGCGTATCCTGCGGCAGATGTTACAGATACTGCCCCAAGGAGCAGGAATATCGTCTTGTAAAGATTCAGGAGAGCGGGGGTGTTGCAGCAGATGATGAATAA